The Cheilinus undulatus linkage group 21, ASM1832078v1, whole genome shotgun sequence region AGTGCTGGAGTTCCCTAAAATATGTTGGAGATAGGTTAAACATGTACAATGcttattccaaaaaagctggggcgctaTGTAAAgtgtacataaaaacaaaatgcaatgatttgaaaatcacatgaacccatatttattcacaaaagaacatgaacaacatatcagatgttgaaagtgagacattttatcatttcatgaaaaatactagCTTATTTCGATGGCAGGAACACATCAAAAATTGGGAGGGGGaacaaaaggctagaaaagcAAGTggtacaaataaaaacagtttgaggagcattttgcaattaaGTAGGCGAATTGGCAAAAGGTCAGTAAAATGACTGGGTACAAAAGGTGCATTTTAGACACGCAGAGACTAAAAGAAGTAAAGCTGGGCAGAGGTTCATCTATTTGCAAAAACACTGCCTCTGTAGATTGTGGAGCAATTTCAGAAAGATGTTCCTCAATGTGAAAGACCTTGAATATCCCACTATTTATAGTCCAtcatatcatcaaaagattcagacaacctggagaaatctctgtgcacggGACACAGTAAATATTGGATATTCATGATCTATGAGTATCTGCAGTATCTGCATTGTAAACAGGCAcaattctgtactgaaatcactgcatggactcaggaacacttccagaaatcattgtctgtcaacacaattaccgtcttctctgggtcatttaaagtggactggggcaaaatggaaaactgttctgtggtcatatccaaatttgaaattcttcttTGAAACCATAaatgctgtgtcctgcagactaaagaggagagggaccatcaaACTTGTCAGCCCACATTTGGAAGGCCTGCAACTCTGATAGTATTTTACATCCCTAAACAGGCATAtatggttcctccatttttcatgttaaaatttcAGTAATGGCAAAAAATCCTATGGAAGTGTACTAAATTGACCATGTATGGTTCCTCGCCCAATAAAGGATTAAGTTGAATAATCCGTGTTAAATTGAAACCATGGTTTCACCCAgcatttattcattatttggAGTGCATCGACTGCAGAGGGCTTCAAACACAAATTAAACACACATTCCTTGTGCACACAGTGTCTGTTAGTTAAACTAGTAAAAGTAAATGAAATGACCAACCATACTGAATGATAACTAAAAGATATTGCAAACAGCAGTTGTATTACCTTCTTAATAAAGTATCCCTGAAAGACGACATCTCTAGCTGTGCGATGTAGCGCTGTTGGGATAACGTTTGTCATTCTCTGTACTTCATGGATGACAGCATCAGTGTATGGAAGGTTCTTCCTGTCCTCCACATGGACCTGGCGGCTTCCTACCACCCTGTTCATCTCTTCCTGAACTTGTTCTGGAAGAGGCCAGTTCAGACAACAAATTAGTGCAGAAGTAGTAAAGGACAGTGGCTATGAATACACTTTGGGCCCAGGTCCATGAAGTGCTGTGCCGAAGTGCCTGGCATAcactaaaatatcaaaatctAAACAGACCCCGTAAGATACCCATGCATGATAACatataatgacagatttaaaagttttgttttacagtgtgtGGTGTGGAAAAGGATGACccagcacaccacacactaacaaATTCTGACCACCAGAGTCTCCACTCTCAAAACTCAATGACTTGTgaagttaaataattttaaagtaaacaagCTAATTGTGTGCGACTGTTTGCTTCTCTATTGTAAAAGCAATTTCAGTCCTGTTCCCTCCCTTGTTAATTTGATCGAGGTTCATTTTACACTACACCACTTGTGTTGTAGCCACCAATGAACAAGTTAGTGACAAGTTAGTCTTTGttagaaacaaagtgattgaaatctatcagtctggaaaaaggttacaaagccatttctaaggctttgagactccagcaaaccatggtcagagccattatccacaagtaGAGAAAACTGTGTACAGTGGTGAagcttcccaggagtggtcagccaaccaaaataaccccaagagtgcaatgacgactcatccaggaggtaaCAAAAGAACgtagaacaacatccaaagaattgcaggcctcactggcttcagttaaggtcagtgttcatgactcaaccataagaaagacactgggcaaaaatggcacccatgggagcgtttgaaggccaaaaccactgctgacaaaaaagaacacgaaaggaaatattctgtggactgacgagacaaaagttgaactttttgaaaggtgtgtcccattacatctggcgtaaaaacaacacattatttgataaaaagaacatcataccaacagtcaaacgtggtggaggcagtgtcatggtctggggctgctttgcttcttcaggatctggaccacctgctgtgactgatggaacaatgaattctgcttcctaccagaaaatcctaaaGGCCAgcgtccagccatcagttcgtGCCCTAAAGCTCGagtgctcttgggttatgcagcaggacaacgcaCCGAAACAAActagcaagtccacctctgaatggcacaaaaaaaaaaaaaattaaggttttagagtggcccagtcagggtctggacttaaatccaattgaggtgctgtggtgtgaccttaaatgggcagttcatgctggaaaagcATCTCTAAGAGAAATACAACCCTTTTTCCTGCAAAGCCCACACATAGCTGATTACTGCAAAGACATCTTGTCCCCTATTTAACAACAACTTGCATGAATTATTCTGACCACTTTAGGCTGGTATTCATGGATGCAGGCTGGATTATGAGCATATGTATTTCAACTGTTGGCAGCATAGTAACAGAGCAGACATATACTAGTGTGCAGTTTTTACATGCAATTTAGTGACAACGATTTATAGTGATGTGAGTCATGGAAGCACAGGACACTGGGCTTCACCTCAAATCAGTGCAACAAAAAGTCAAACCACTTATATCTTATGgccgtttaaaaaaaaatgtctattttCCTTCTAGAATGACTTCCCTATCATCATTTGGTTCAGTTGCATTACTCAACACAGTGGGGAGGTAAAACCAATCAAGGCAgagtaagaaaacaaaaaggttAAAGGAAAGCCATGAAAGAGCCCAAAGAACATACAACTGCATGACACTCTTATAAATACATGTTccataaaaagaaatgtagttTCTGTGGTGACTTACCTTGTATTTTAGGGTACCGGGCCATTAGCACTAAGCCGTATCTGATAGTGGCTGAAGTTGTGTCTGTGCCAGCAGCAAACAGGTTGACAATAGTTGACATTAGGTTATCTTCATTGTAGTAGGAATTTCTATTACCAGAGGCCTTACAAGAATTGAAacaatagaaatagaaaatTTAGTGGAGGTGAAGTCAACATGCATTGTGTTTACTTTGTCAAACATGACAGCCAGATAAGGGTTAAAGTCAGCTTCATACGGTGCCTATAAAAAATCTTCACCCCCTCtgatgttttactctttctgGCCCGCAAAAAATCCAGCatgtcaaattatattggccatgatggattcatgattgattcataaaatcaataaaagggttaaaacatcTAAGGTAAACACTTTTTATGGGCGCTGTATGTAATAAGTGTCACTTCTAAGGATGGATACTGAGCCTGTAAATTTTGTTACTGGTGCATGATTGTTGCCACTTGCAAAATTGAAGGACTCCAATGAGAACAATTAAAAAAGTTCTCACTTTTTAATATTATCGTAGTCTCATAAACCTTTCATGAAATGCTATTAAAGAGACAAAAGTTAAGCTGTCTCATACCATACCCAAGCATGACTGCTCCCTTGTCTTGCCTCATTAGGCTACACCTACCACTGAGTAACTGAGTTCAGGACATTGGTATTTGTAAAACCCTGTATAAGGCCCTGTTTCATATTACTAACATGGCTATGAGCCAGAGTACACTGTGTACACAGTCCTGTTGTTCTGCAAATCCACCAAGACAAAGAAAGAATAAACAACTGCAGCAAAAAATCATGTTATCCAATTTGTTGGTGTTAGTTTATGAGTATGTGGGTATTGATGGTTGTATCATTAAAAGCatagatttattttcatatgCACAGGGAGCATAGATAAGCCTGAATACCAACTTAATCTTCACACTAGTACCTATGTCATACCTCATGCTGGATCTTGCGGGCCAGAAAGGAGTCCACCACTCCTCTGCACATCTGTGGATTCAGGGTTTCTTGTAAGCCCTTGACCAGCTCTCTAATCTGTCTCCTGTTGACAAATGTACTTTCCAGCAGTTGCTTTCTAGACCCAACCCATTTGAACAGACTTGGGAATGAGTTGTATAACTGTTGAAAAGACAAGCACATACAAAGTCTGAATTTCATACATTACACATGATTTATTCAAGCAGGTGGAGATGGAATTACAGTGGTCATGCTATGAACATATTAAAGCATGAATAAGCATTTCTAACTTATCCTGGGTCCCTTGTGATTCTGGTTGGTATTGttgtttaaatgaaagaaagaagaatGGGTCAATAACATGCTGACAAAAAGGCATCATGTCAGATTTACTTTCTGCCTTAAAAAGACAGAGACCCAAAACATTTATCATcgtgaaatgaaatgttttcagaTGGAATGATGAGGATCTCTGTTTTATCAGTGTTAAACTGAAGGAAGCTGTTACTCATCCTCCCCTAATGACAGTCAAACAGTTGTGCGAAGTTATGGGTTTATCAGTGTCATTGGACTTAAAATATTTGTAGAGTTGAATGTCATCACCATAAAATTGGTATGACACTCTTGAGGCCTTTAAATATAAAGGGTGACGTgaataaacagcacaaaaaaggGAATAATTCAGAGGTGATTTCACAAATAAATTATTCACATTCTAAAAAACATTTACCCTGCGAAGTTGTGCAGTGTTTTTcttgtcctctgataaacagtggtACATATTGGAACAGACCTCCTCAGTCCATGCATAAAACCACCTTTATGCACATTCTGGGAGTTAGTGTCATTTTGAATCACTTTTTCATTCACTGTTCAAGCCACAGTCaaagaggagggactgacttttcattcattctgtgttaaatattataaataataataattaaagctgcaagcagcgatgACGGGGCCTCGCAACCCGTTGCATGTCGGGATGTGCTGCGACCACAGGTGTATGGCAACTGTCGAGTGCCAGCAACAGAGCGTGCTGCCCTATGGGGTTTGTGGATTTGCAACACtcacagtttcacagaaacagaaggTGATCCCTCTAATTAATTTCCAGAGCTTGCCATAACTTTGGAAGTAAAACCAAATGAGCGTGAGGCATGAGCCCTGAAAGTTTGGAAAGCAGCTCCAAAAAGTGAACAAATCACTGGATTGTCAGctcacagctcctctttctgatctgcttggctcagttactctctctctctttctcttttgcatgcttgcagcctcactccctcttCTCTTGTTCACGCCGCtcaagtactgcccctcattgctgattggtcctgtcactttctaactgggcccaaatagTTCAggcgggagctttgcaagatggatttgccattgagaaagctttgcaaggttacactaCACCCCGCCCTTGGCAAACACTGACAGAGAGTCAAACTCTGTTACAGCAAAGCAGGTCGACCTGTTTAGTTTATGTCCCTACTGGAGGCTCCATTCTGACCAAACTATATTCTAGCACCTTAATGAGCCCTCTCCCCATGTAAACTCTGTACCTGTGTTGGTAGAGAGCCCATGAGTTCAGTGTTCCTTATCGCTCTTTTTACCATGGATACGAACATTGGGTCATCATATTCAAATCTGTTTCCATAGACGATAGAAGAGATGATATTAGAGACAGCACAGTTTACCAGCTGGGCTGAGTCAAAGGCTTTACctgcaagagaaaaaaaaaatactcagagTATTCAACATTTAATGGGTAGTACAGCCAAATGAAGCACACAACTAGGTTAGGATTTAAGACCACCCTGATGAAAACAGAGAATTGTcacaaaaaatgcataaaatgtaatattggttaccattttttgccataaaGGATTCAACCAGATATCGACTCTCTTCTATAATTTTCTCTTCACatgctttttttcccattcCAAAGTCTCTCATGTTAGTCATAGCAAAACTCCTCATTTCTTTCCAGGAGTCTCCGTTAGCAAATCCAATTCCTGTGGATCACAAAGATTAAGATGGCTTAAATGTGAAACATTAATGAAGTGTGTATATTATATGAAATATATGGATTTTGATGTATACTGTGCATATGTAAACGTACGGACAAAAttca contains the following coding sequences:
- the LOC121529311 gene encoding cytochrome P450 2K1-like, coding for QIQIFLFNSSTTTLLGTLGIIFLLFLWISSFDRQRKEPPGPWPLPLLGNLMLLDPKSPHTTLYQLYKTYGPVFTFHFGPQKMVVLAGHKMIKQALVNSDAFSEREVSPIIHDMELTDGIGFANGDSWKEMRSFAMTNMRDFGMGKKACEEKIIEESRYLVESFMAKNGKAFDSAQLVNCAVSNIISSIVYGNRFEYDDPMFVSMVKRAIRNTELMGSLPTQLYNSFPSLFKWVGSRKQLLESTFVNRRQIRELVKGLQETLNPQMCRGVVDSFLARKIQHEASGNRNSYYNEDNLMSTIVNLFAAGTDTTSATIRYGLVLMARYPKIQEQVQEEMNRVVGSRQVHVEDRKNLPYTDAVIHEVQRMTNVIPTALHRTARDVVFQGYFIKKGTPALVLLSSALLDEEEWETPHTFNPAHFLDEDGNFKKREAFLPFSAGVRACAGESLARMELFLFFTSLFQHFRFTPPPGVKEEELDLSQVVGFSLTPAPQELCAISRV